TCTTTTTGTCTCCCATGTCACCATTCACATGCTAACTTAATTTGTCTCCCATGCATATGATAAATAAATAGACACTTAAGGAGTGGCTTGTGTGTCGTACAGTACGACACATAAACGGCTAGCAGTACGACTCGTACTGCTAGCCGTTTATTGCACACACCATAATGCTAAGCTAGGCTTCGTCGTCCTCGGCTGCTGCTAGCTAGCACCATTAATTGCTAGACAGAATCATGTGTCTTGATTAGCTGAGACTGAGAGCTTGCATTGGTTGGATGAGATGATGGAGTAGTGTTTGTTAATAATTAGGGGTACATCCTcctgccgccggagccggccTCGCGCTGGCAGTTGAAgtagacggcggcgacgggcgggctgAGGTTGTAGAGCTTGGCGAAGTCCCTCGTGTTGAAGTTCTGGCGCCACCTGGGGGCGTACACCGTCTGCCGGCCCAGCTGCTGGAACAGCACGAACACGAAGCGGTGGATCCCCATGGTCGGCCGAGGGCTCTCGTAGCACATCAGCTCTTGCCCTGCGCTCATCATCACCAgagccatgcatgcatatcGATCACATACACAATCGTTATCAGTACTACGTGTACATGTGTAATAATGTTTTGAACTAATTAATTAACGTTAATTATGTGTGTGTAATTTATCTCCCTCTATGTAGCAGATCGATCGACAAGTGTAAATAATGCCTGTGTTGTGTGATTGTGTCGTAGTAAAAAGCTAAGCTTGTCTGGTGGACAGAGGGTAGCAGAGGCAGATTAAGACAGGGACTGATGGCTCACCAAACGCTGCCCCGGTAGATCCTGGAATATCAGTGACCAGCCTGCAGCATGAGAAGACAAGAGAGTGGATCAATCCGTATACCATCATCTTATCATGACAAGATGTACATGCACTAGCTCTAAGCCTCTATACAATGGTCTAGCATATACACTACATTGTCCGAGAGAAGAATAATCATCTGAATAAAGTTTTCATTACCAGTGCAAATACTCCCTCAGGTTAGGGTCACTTGGGCTAGGAGCATCCGGATCAATCATCACCTATAAATCAAGGATCAACACAAAAATTAATTAAGTCGTATACGAAGTCATTATGTTTCTTTTTCATTCAGCTAGGCACGTACGAAATTAATCACTAGTAATAAGATATACATAGAAGTAATTAATGGTTAATAATGGTTATGTGTATGCTGCGACGACGACTACGACTTCGAAGACGTACGAGGGTGTAGAATGTTCTCATGTCAGGCCCGCCGACCTCGACCCTGGGCTGGCGCGAGACCATGGACGGCTTGAGCTCGCAGCCGTTGGCGATGGTCCTGGCGCCGAAGCTGACCCTGAGGTTGGTGGTCCGGGTAAAGGGGTCCAGCACGTCGCCCACAACCCTACCAACGACCAACGGGTCCCTGTCCCTGCCTCCGGCCATCTCGTCGCAGCTTGCTCGCACGAACAGGGGTGTTTTTGTACTTGGCTGagacctgcagcagcagcagcagcagagcttCTTCTACCTGTAGCCTTGCTTGGCCTACTGGTTTGGTGTTGTTGGTTATTTACATGCTTGTGTCCTGGCACTTTATATAGAACTCCTTCAAGCTCAGATCGTCTTGGGTTGATCGACCGATGAGCTCACTGTGCTCTGTCCTTGTGCATGCCGTACGGCATCTGTGTCTGCGTTGAACAATTAATAGAATCTGGCATCCCATTCTATCTCCATATATGGACGTGACGCGTTCGGCCGTCGGGCATCGCGTCGCTGTTGATCCACACGCCAAAGCAGTGGCCAGCTCTCTCCTGAGTACAGGCACCAGCATCGTCAGTACGTGCTGCTGCTATTGTACGCCTGACCATGTGCATAGAACATCTCTCAATCCATCACCTCTTGCTAAGCTCCATCTTCTCTCCATTAGTACTTTGTTGCGTCTCGGACTCGATTGACCGAAGAGTGAATGTCTGCCAATTACGACGTGGTAATTTAATGGTGGCGACACACGCATAATGCATGTTTTTTACCTTGTTATAGCTTATTACATGCTTAGCCTGATTTGCTCAGGCAGGATAGGGTCTCCTTTGCCGCCATTTTGTACGCCCGATGTTATTCATCGCAGGGCCTTGCTGCCGATCTGTGGCGTAAAGCTTCCGTTTAGGTGCATGGTGACGATGCGAAAGGCGAACAAGATCTGAACTTTGGATAGTCACAGGACGAGAGAGAGGGTGAGGAACATGTTTTGGTGGCGAGGGGCCTTAGCTTGCATTGTGTGTGGTCGGAAAGGATGAAGAAGACGCGCGGCATGCGATGTCAGATCAGTTGCCATATTGGGAAAGCATACAGACGACGCACACCAGTAATAGGTTATCCCCTAGAGAATATGGATGGCGCGATCAACACCAAGGGCGACGAACTTAGCTTGCCGGCTTAATCAGAGAGCATCAGTAATGCATGCGCGCTAATGTAGTGTCAGTAGCTAAACCTACGACGTTATTGACAAGATGCTTCATTCCTCTCTTTTGATCTGATTCCTTTTGTCGTCTCCCCACAGTTTTTCGAAAGTGGACAAGAGTGCTAGCTAGTTTCTAGCTAGTACATTTCGCTAAGATCTGATTCCTTTTGTCGTCTCCCCACAGTTTTTCGAATGTGGACAAGAGTGCTTTCTAGCTAGTACATTTCGCTAAACAGCTACTCCCGTCatcccgcaaagagtgtcccTTTAAGTTTGTCTTAACTTAAattatcttaagtttgaccaaatttacaataaaaaagtatcaatatttatgacatgaaataggtatgctatgaaaatatatttcataatgaatctgatgaaacttgctagacatcaaaaacattaatatatttttatataaacttggcCAAACATAGGATGGTTTGACTTATGACGGAACTAATGGACACCTTTTTGCGGGGCAGAGGGAGTATAAGGTAATGAGTTTGTGGGTTCATCAGCAATTTGCCAAAACTGTTGGGAATGCTAGAAATCATACTAACAAAACTTTTTGTCACTCCGCTAAAAATACTAATGGGTAATAATACTGTTGGCCACATGTAAAAGAACTATTAGAAAAGATAGAATCTTTTGTGGTGGCTGACTTTTTATATCtgttttcttttatcctttgatgaatttttgagaaaaatatatgaAGAACTAGTGCTAGCAGAAAATGTTTAGATACAATACACACATACAGATGAACCCTCGGCAAGGCCAGGTCGCCGGGGCTTGCAAAAGGGAAATAAAGCTTATGGACTGTGTCCTACTTCCTCCGTTTATTTTTATAAGGTGTTATATGATATAGTACAGTCTCCCAAATTACATTTTGACCATTAATTTctcttatattatattttttatggttataaatttataatcattgtagagtacatttgattacaaatccaatgTAGCCATTTCAAGCTTAcatcattaaaaaaattattggttAAATTATTAGTCAAAGATAGCAaagttgggtttcccaaccgggagtaaagagCCTGTCCCGCCACTAGGCcctctagtcccggttggtaccgGTTGaaggacctgggactaaagaccccctctTTTGTCTGgattggtttatcccgaatGGATTTtggggagatatgcaccctaccaatcgggactaggACTTCGCCACCCTCCGATTCCATGTCCATCATATCGGCACACATCTTTGCACATACGGTCATCCACTTAGGTGCAGTTGGTACCTCTTCGTACGTACAGTCTCCTAATACTAGGAAGCTGTTTGTGCCCTCGTCGAGGGGCACATAACACTCATGAAGGGAAAATGGTGAGATTTGCAACACGCCTGACATAATCGCTAATGATAGTCTATTGCCTCCGGACATCGAAAGATGACTACATGATGGTGCAACCACATATAAAGGATGCACAACATCACCTGTCTGGGCCACTAATGGGCTGAATTTGAATCATACaattaaagaaacaaacacaccAGTGAGAAAATAATGAATTATTCTCTAATACATAAACTCAATCTTGCTAGGCCACATGCCAACAAAAGCATGCAAATACTGTTTATAGTTTAATTTGTTTGGATGCGTGTTTCTCATGTGTTGCATCCCTACAGGTACAGACTGTTTAAACTATACATAAACAAACTGTGTATGACAACATGTATGAATGGAATTTGTTCTAGTTTAACTCTAAACACTTTGGTGGCACGTACAAGCAGGTTGAGGGATCCTAATCGTCCTAGCTTCTTGTTCTACTCTTTTCCTTGTCAATGCCAAAACTCTGCTGCGAGCAAATTTTCCATCACCCAAAACTGCAACGCGCCCATGAGCAAGCCTACCGCGTCGCACTCCCACCCAACGGGGCCAAAAATTCACCAGTCCCACGCGCGCGTACCCGTCTGGATAAGAAGAAACCCTATGTCCCGCCACCCCCCGATCCCCTTCCTCTTGGTGCCCTTCTCCTACCACACTCCAGCCGCCACCCACACTCCCagccccgccccctcccctccctccggctgccgccgccccctccctcatGCCTCAGTGCtgcggccgtcgtcgccgtggtGGTGCTCGCGGCTAGGCCATGGTCAGGACCCCCTAGCTGCCTTCTTATTGCTTGGTACGTacacttcttctttttctttaatcAATTTGTTCATCTTGCTCCCTACGATGTGAGAAAAAATGAAGTCCACATGACTATTATTTGTGTCAGATTGTTGTGACATTGaaacatattttatttttaaaatagaaCAAGAATAATGGCAGACCGTGAATGGATGTATAGTAGTTGGTCTCGTGGGCAGCCTCCTTCTCATGAGTGGATTGAAAACACAAACAACTTTCTAGACCGCACATTCTCTATGTTGAGTCTGGTTGAAAATGACACCATTAAGTGCCTGTGTGCCTTGTGTCGAAACTATGCTAGGCATAAAAGGTTTGAAGTAGAGATGCACTTGTGTAAACATGGGTTTAGGGATGACTACAAAATATGGACGACATCACATGGAGAGAGTCATGTTTAAGTTGGAAGTGATGAGAGTTCTGAGGAAGCTGATCGCATGGATGATATGTTAGTTGACCTAGGTGTTAACCATGAACCTACAAATGACGATGAGCTCACACCCTCAGCCCGGGCTTTTTATAGGATGGTTGCTAGTGCTGATCAACTGGTCCATGAGAACACAACACACTCATGTCTTTCTGTCGTGGCACATTTGCTAGCTTTGAAATCACAGTACAATATGTCAGTTGCAtactttgaagcaaacttagAGCTAATCAATGAACTACTACCTTCAGAATCTAAGGTTCCCAAGGACTTTTACCAGTCAAAGAAATTATTGGAGGGTCTAGGTATGTCATATGTAAAAATTGATGTCTGCTATAACAACTACATGCTTTACTACACGGACAATAAAAATAAAGACAAGTGTGATGTTTGTGGTACCTCACGTTATGAGGAAGGTCAAAGTAGTGTCCCACATAAAGTCTTGCGGTACCTTCCCATCACAGATAGACTACAAACATTGTATGGACATGAAAGGATAGCAAAGTTGATGCAGTCTCACAAGTAGTCCACATCTGGTAAGATGTTGCACCCATGTGATGGGGAAGCATGGAAACAGTTTGACAAAGACTTCCCAGATTTTGTTAGGGACCCTAGGAATGTGCGCCTTGTTGTGGCAACAGATGGTTTTACACCCTTCAGTATAAATGCAGCTCCCTATTCATGCTAGCCAGTTTTTGTTACTCCATTAAATCTTCCTCCTAGTACAATCATGAAATCAGAGTACATTCCTTGCCCTTGTAGTGTTGGGTCCTGAACATCCCGAAAAGAAACTAAGCATTAGTCGATGCAACCTTTAGTCAATGAACTGTTGAGCTTGTGGGGTGGTGTTAAAACTCAGGATGCTTCAATCAAGAAGAACTTTAACATGCATGTAGCCTATCTATGGTCGATCCATGATTTTCCTACTTATGATAAGTTTTCTGGATGGAGCACTCATGGTAGGCTTGCATGCCTAGTTTGCTTGTGTGATAGCAAAGCATTCCGACTACATAATGGTCGCAAAGCATGCTGGTTTGATTGCCATAGGCGTTTCTTACCTACAGACCATGAATTCAGATATCAAGCTAATGCATTTAGAAAGAACACAATGGTGCATAATGAGCCTCCAAGACATTTGTTAGGGGAGGAAGTCCTAGCCCAAATTAACATATCAATGGCTGATACAAATAACTTTGGTATATTGCACAATTGGACACAtcttagttgcttttggcaactTCCATACTTTCATAAATTGTTGCTACGGCACAACATTGATGTGATGCATAATGAGAAAAACATGGGTGAAGCTATATGGAATACATGCTTTGATGTAACTGAGAAGACTAAAGATAATGCTAAGGCTCGGAGAGATCTAGCTTAAATTTGCAACCGTCCCTCACTACATTTGAAGTTAAAGCCAAACAGAAAATGGGACAAACCCAGGTCTTCATTTTGCATTGATAAGAATGACAAGCCAATAATCCTTAGTGGTTTCAAGAACTCAAGTTTCCTTATGGATATGCAACTAACATTAGAAGAGGTGCGAACTTGACTTCAAGGAAGATCTTTGGGCTAAAAAGTCATGATTATCACATTTTCATGGAGCGCTTACTTCCTGTTGCATTCCGTGGTTTCCTTCCAGAAAATATATGGATTTGTTTGGCGGAGCTAAGCTTTTTCTATAGGCAGTTGTGTGCCAAAGAGCTTAACCATGACACCATATGCTCACTGGAACAACAAGTTGTTCTTATTTGCAAAATGGAGAAGATATTTTCTCCAGGTTTCTTCAATCCTATGCAACATCTCATTCTTCATCTTCCTTATTAGGCTAGACTAGGAGGTGCTGTCCAAGCCTGTTGGAACTATCGAACTATCCATTTGAGAGGAAAATCCAACAACTTAGGAAAAAGGTACGGAATAGGGCTTATGTTGAGGGTTGCATCATTGAGGCTGAATTAGTTGAGGAAGCCACAAATCACCTATCTCTTTATTTTAAGCCCAATGTTTGATCAGTTAGAAACAAAATTCCTCGATACAATGATGGTACTTGTACCTTTGAAAGTTCATGCAACCTTCAAATCTTTCAATGCCCTGGCTGGTGCATTAGCCCTCGGGGTGTTCGTGCACTCTCAATAGAAGAGTATGAGACCACTTTCCTATATGTTTTGACAAACATGCCGCAGATGGACGAACACTTCAAGTAATATACACTTTTTTCCTCCAAAGTATAATCGATTTTCTATAAATATTATTAGTGGTTGTATTCTAACTTACTTTGCTCTTCCTAGTAAATTTGAGAAGGAACAATGGAAGAGCAAAAATAGACCAACACCTGAATAGCTCAGGGATTTGAGGTTAAATGGGTGGAAGAGTAGCCGAGAGAAGTGTAGGCCTAATTTCTTTGATTGGTTCAAAGAAGAAGTAATCCGACTAAAACTTTTCATATTAAGTACTGTAATATTTTGTTTCTAACTAAAACTAACATATCAAAGTATCACTAATTTGCAGTGCATGCAGACAGCTGGCATTGATACTGCATTATGTCATCTATCTTCTGGTTTTCGTAGATGAGTAACAAGCTATGGGTGCTATGATGTGAATGGGTACAGATTCCATTCAAAGGAACATGAGAAAACTAAATCAGGATTAGCTACAGTTAATAGTGGTGTTTGTGTTTCCTATGTTGATGATGACAATAATGAGATGGAGTATTATGGTGTTATTAAGgatatcataaaaataaaatgggAAGGGAGTTTGCAACTAGAGATGGTTTTGCTTGATTGTGATTGGTTTGATCCAACACTAAATGGAACTAGGAGTACTGAAAAGTTGGGTCTGGTGGAAATTAAGCATGCTGCTAGGCTTTCTGTTTTTGAACCATTTGTTATGGCAAGTCAAGTAAAACAAGTGTATTATTTTACCTTATGCCTGTAAGAGTAGAGCAGATCTACAGGAGTGGTGGGTTACATATCAGGTTACTCCACATGGTTATGTTTCCCTAGATGGCAATAGTGATGACGCAAACCCTCCCACTAGGCTAGTACAAGAAGTGTCTTTTTTCAAGAGGTGGGATTGGAAGGCACATTTGTCATTGATTTGGATATCGAGCTAGATAATACAACTCCTGTTGTTTCAGATGAGATAACTAGCCCTAAGGATTTGGAATTTTTGTCAAAATTGAATATTGAAGGTGATGGTGAAGAAGCATTGGATGATACAtacgaagaagatgaagatgatcaaGATGAAGATCATGATGAGTTGCGTGAACATCCAGCATATGATCCAAATGATTATTGAACATTTTTAGTTTACTTTCTTATTGTAACTGCCATTGTATGCCTTTAACAACTTGTGTACCTTTTGGAACTAAACATGATTTGTGCTTATGCATCCTTTACATGTGTTGCTGCATAATCCATGTTATGTGCAGAAAGTGTCCTTTACATGTGTTGTTgaaaattcctaaaaatatATCCTTTTGTGCATGAGATATACAATGTACTTATTGCTTTGCTGATGATAATGCAGAAGATTCACTTGCTTTGGCACAAAAATCTTACGAGCAAGCAGGGTGCATCAAGGGGTGGGAGTAGTGATGGCAGTATTCAGTCCAACAGAAGCAAGGGAAATCAAGGTGTCCAGTCCAACAAAAGCAAGGGAGCTCATGCTGGGAGCTCTGAGAGGAGCATTGCTGATGGTGGTAAATTCAAAAGAGTTAACACCAGAAGGGCTGGAGCTCATGCTGAGAGCTCAGGAAGGAGTAGTGCTGATGGTGTTAACTCCATAATGGTTGCTGATGGTAGTGTTAACTCCACAATGGTTGGAGCTGATTTTGAACACTCTAAGAGGAACAGTGCTAATGGTGCTAGCCATGGTGTCAACACTCAAATGAATGGTGCTAGCGATGGTGTTAACTCTCAACTAAATGGTGCTAGCGATGGTGGTAACTCCCATGTGATTATTGGTTCCAAGTGAGTCCTTGGGGATGCTCCAAAAAAAGGGAGGGCAAAGATGTCTCAGATAGAATTGAACATGGCCCCACGCAGTGGGAGGGTGGAGCTTGCACCTAAGGGTCATCGGTAAGTGCAAATGAGCTCATTTCTGTGTAGTACCATAGTCTTGTCATTCTGCTACTAATTGGAATCATGAATATGTATTAACATATGAATTTCTTTGTAACAGTAAGTTCAAATATGTTGCTTATAACCCTAAGGGCCTTAAGTATCCCTCACAAGTGGGAGCTATTCTGAAACGGGAGTACCTAGGCATTATAAAGGTATGATGAGTAGGGCAATGTTGTTAAATAACACCCAACATTGTCCTGGAATGATTATTATTGGAAAAAGAATAGAGATGGAATTTGTTATGCCAAAAGAGTAAAATAGGAGTTCTAGGTTAGTAATCTATCTAACTTCTAATTTTATGGATTCTAATATTTTGCTCACTTCTATACGTATCTAACTGTCTTACTTGGCCTTGTCCTACATATGCATAAATTGTTTACAGTTCATCCGCGACATAGGGTTACTGCTCACAAAATTTTAGAAGCATTTCTAGTGAGAAGAGTAAGCAATATGGTATACCAACTCCATCTGGAGGCTGTCAAGATGTACTTTCACAAAAGGGATGAGACATGTGATGATACACGAGCACGTATCATTGAACTTACAGAAGAACAGTACCTAACTTGCCAGTTGGAATGGTGCAGTAAATCAGCTTGGGCATGGTTCTGCAAATATTGGACTAGTGATGAGtacaagagaaagagaaagatagCCCAAGATTGTTGCATGAGTTCTGAAGATAATGCTCAAAATAGAGGAGGTTCAAGGAATTTTTCGAAGACACAACAAATCCTGGTATAAGAATTCTTGTGTCTTGCCTAATTAAACCATTGGCCTCTACAAAGTTTTCCCTTGCATAATTTGATGTTTCTGTTCTTGTAGGGACATACTTTCAGTCCTGAGAAGAGCAGCACTTTAAATACATACGCTGTAATGAAATCTGGATTCAAAACTGTAGACAACACTGGAAGGGCTGGTCCTATCCCCAGCCAGAAAGCACACAAATGCTTGGTATGCTTTGCATTATTTATTTGATTATCTCCAATGTAAATGTCCTTGTTAGTAGCAACTA
This genomic window from Setaria viridis chromosome 8, Setaria_viridis_v4.0, whole genome shotgun sequence contains:
- the LOC117833709 gene encoding protein VERNALIZATION 3, whose protein sequence is MAGGRDRDPLVVGRVVGDVLDPFTRTTNLRVSFGARTIANGCELKPSMVSRQPRVEVGGPDMRTFYTLVMIDPDAPSPSDPNLREYLHWLVTDIPGSTGAAFGQELMCYESPRPTMGIHRFVFVLFQQLGRQTVYAPRWRQNFNTRDFAKLYNLSPPVAAVYFNCQREAGSGGRRMYP